In Trifolium pratense cultivar HEN17-A07 linkage group LG7, ARS_RC_1.1, whole genome shotgun sequence, a genomic segment contains:
- the LOC123899278 gene encoding HMG1/2-like protein — protein sequence MKGGKSKGESKKADAKLAVNKKAAPATKGGRKPAKGKEPKDPNKPKRPASAFFIFMEEFRKQFNKENPDNRAVSAVGKAAGAKWKSLSDADKAPYAAKAEKRKAEYEKVLRAYNKKQAEGPAAADEEEESEKSESEVHDENDDDDEEGSDEEDDDQ from the exons ATGAAAGGAGGAAAGTCCAAGGGTGAATCGAAGAAAGCTGATGCTAA GCTTGCTGTGAATAAGAAGGCTGCTCCCGCTACTAAGGGCGGAAGGAAACCAGCCAAGGGAAAGGAACCAAAGGACCCTAACAAGCCAAAGAGACCTGCAAGTGCTTTCTTCATTTTCAT ggAGGAGTTTAGGAAGCAGTTTAACAAGGAAAACCCTGACAACAGAGCTGTGTCTGCT GTGGGCAAAGCTGCTGGAGCAAAATGGAAGTCGTTGTCTGATGCT GATAAAGCACCATATGCTGCAAAAGCTgaaaagagaaaggctgaatATGAGAAGGTCTTGAGGGCTTATAACAAGAAACAG GCTGAAGGTCCAGCTGCTgctgatgaagaagaagaatccGAGAAATCAGAATCTGAGGTGCATGAtgagaatgatgatgatgatgaggagggCAGTGATGAG GAGGATGATGACCAGTAG
- the LOC123899275 gene encoding putative 12-oxophytodienoate reductase 11 — protein MINSTMEEEKKKVIPLLTPYNMGKFNLSHRIVLAPLTRTRSYNFVAQRHAALYYSQRTTKGGFLIGEASGVSDTAQGYPNTPGIWTREQVEAWKPIVEAVHEKGGIFFCQLWHAGRVSNYGYQPGGQHPISSTNKALQKEGSSTKYPPPRRLATDEIPKVVNDFRMAAKNAIDAGFDGVEIHGANGYLLDQFLKDKVNDRDDEYGGSLENRCRFPLDVVKAVVDEIGADKVGVRLSPFADYCGCGDSNPQALAIYIAQSLSKLGILYCHVIEPRMCTMFEKCDTNVSLMPMRKAFDGTFIVAGGYNRSEGNNVLATDGADLVAYGRLFLANPDLPRRFELDAQLNKADKSTFYTSDPVVGYTDYPFLQNAS, from the exons ATGATCAACTCAACAATggaagaagagaagaagaaagtaATACCCCTCCTCACCCCATACAACATGGGAAAATTTAATCTATCTCACAG GATAGTGCTTGCACCGTTAACAAGAACAAGGTCATACAATTTTGTGGCTCAACGACATGCTGCTCTCTATTATTCTCAACGAACAACAAAAGGTGGATTCTTGATTGGGGAAGCTTCAGGGGTTTCAGACACTGCTCAAGG GTACCCAAATACACCTGGTATTTGGACAAGAGAACAGGTTGAAGCTTGGAAACCAATTGTTGAAGCTGTTCATGAAAAAGGAGGCATATTCTTTTGTCAACTTTGGCACGCTGGAAGAGTGTCCAACTATG GTTACCAACCAGGTGGGCAGCACCCTATCTCAAGCACAAACAAGGCACTACAAAAGGAAGGTAGCAGCACTAAGTACCCACCTCCTCGACGTCTCGCAACCGATGAAATCCCAAAGGTTGTCAATGACTTCAGAATGGCTGCCAAAAATGCCATAGATGCAG GTTTTGATGGAGTGGAGATACATGGAGCTAATGGATACTTGCTTGATCAATTCCTAAAAGACAAAGTCAACGACAGAGATGATGAGTATGGAGGGAGCTTAGAAAACCGTTGTCGCTTCCCACTAGATGTTGTGAAAGCGGTTGTTGATGAGATCGGAGCTGACAAAGTTGGTGTTAGACTTTCTCCTTTTGCTGATTATTGTGGTTGTGGAGACTCTAACCCTCAAGCTTTGGCCATTTACATAGCTCAATCATTGAGTAAATTGGGTATTCTCTATTGTCATGTCATTGAACCTAGGATGTGCACCATGTTTGAAAAATGTGACACAAATGTGTCCTTAATGCCTATGCGAAAGGCCTTTGATGGAACATTTATTGTTGCTGGTGGATACAATAGGAGTGAAGGAAACAATGTGTTGGCCACTGACGGTGCTGATTTGGTAGCTTATGGACGATTGTTTTTGGCAAATCCAGATTTACCTAGAAGATTTGAGTTAGATGCTCAATTGAACAAGGCTGATAAGAGCACTTTTTACACCAGTGATCCTGTTGTTGGATATACTGATTATCCATTTCTTCAAAATGCTAGCTAG